TGAGCCCGCGCCGCCGCCTCAAATTTTTATGATGGGCGATATGTTTGATTTTTTGGCAAACACGACCTACGTGCAGCGCCTATACGAAGAGGAGATCGCGCTAATAAACGAGCTGTCGCGAAAATGCGAAATTTTTTACTTCGAGGGCAACCACGATTTTAATCTGCGCGAAATTTTCCCCCGCGCAAAAGTTTATCCAAACGCCGCGCAGCCCGTTAAATTTATCTGCGAGAGCGGCGAGACGGTACAGATTGCGCACGGCGATCTGTTTTTGCCGCGCCTGACACAGTTTGCGCTGCTTTCGCTACGAAATAGAGCTTTTCTGAAATTTATGGATCTACTCGATCGCGCTTTAAAATTTAAAATTTCAAAGATGATCTTAAAATCGCAAGAGGGGAAAAATCTATACAAAAAAATGCCAAATTTTAAGGATATAATCGCGCCGAAGATCGATTTTTATGCGGCAAATTTAATCATCGAAGGCCACTATCATCAAGATGAAATTTTATATTTCGGCGAGAAAAAATATATAAATTTGTGCTCGTTCGGGGCTGGGAGCAAAATTTACGAGGTCGCAAAAAGCGAAAAATTTATGCTAATTCCAAAAAACTTAAACTTAAATTAGCTATAATTCCTAAATTTTTGCGAGGATATTTATGATAAAGCTTTGTGTTTTTGACTTTGATTCTACGCTGATGGACGGCGAGACGATAGGTTTTTTCGCCGCTAAAATGGGCACGCAGCGACAAGTTAGCGAAATTACGAAGCGCGCGATGGCGGGAGAGCTTGATTTTTTCGAGAGCCTTAGCGAGCGCGTGGCGCTGATAAAGGGAATGAAGCTTAGCGATGCTAAAGCTATCGCGGAAGGCCTGCCTTTCGTTTGCGGCGCTAGCGAGATCATCGCGTATCTGAAAAATAAAGGCATAAAGGTGATCGTCTTTAGCGGCGGATTTCATCTCGCTACCGACGCCGCGCAGAAAAAACTAGGCTTTGACGCAAGCTTTGCGAACTATCTGCATGAAAAAGACGGAATTTTAACCGGGCTTTTCGGCGGCGAGATGATGTTCGGCTACTCAAAAGGCGTCCTGCTTGCACAGCTTAAATCGCTGATGGGCTTAAAAGCAAGCGAGGTAATGTGCGTGGGAGACGGTGCGAACGACGTTTCGATGTTTCGCGAGGCGGGACTTAAAATTGCTTTTTGCGCGAATGAAATTTTAAAAGAGCACGCGAGCGTATGCATTGAAAAAAAGGATTTGAAGGAGATTATGAAATATGTATGATAAAGCCCTAAATTTCAGCCTTTGGTGCGACTTTTTGGAGCGCGATTTTATCGATAAAGATTTCGACGAGCTGATCAAAAAAGGCATAATTAACGGCGCTACCTCCAATCCCGCGATCTTTAAAAACGCAATCCTAAGCTCCCCCGCATACGACTCGGCCAAAGAGGAATTTAGAAAAAAAGAGCCTAAAAAGCTATATGAAATTTTAGCCACCGCGGACATCAGAAGCGCGGCGGAGAGCCTGCTTAAAAATTTTATTAACGGCGATGACGGCTTTGTGAGTATCGAGGTCGATCCATACTTTGCAGACGACGCCGAGGCGATGTATCGCGAGGGCAAACACCTATACGGCACGATCGGCATGCCAAACGTTATGATCAAAATCCCTGCGACCAAGGCGGGCTACGAAGCGATGCGCGATCTACTGAAAAAGGGGATCAGCGTAAACGCGACCTTGGTTTTTTCGCCTGAGCAGACCGCAAAATGTATCGAGGCGATAAAAGAGGGAATTGCAGGCTTTCGCCGCTACTTCCCGAAAGCAAATTTACCAAAAACCGTAATTAGCATCTTCGTTAGCCGCTTCGATAGGTTACTGGATGAAAAAATGGCCACGGCGGGCCTTCCTACCGGCAAAATCGGCATAATGAACGCCGCGAAGTGCTATAATATCATAGCCGCAGAGGGTTTAAGCTACGCTAAGCCGCTGTTTGCAAGTACGGGCGTAAAAGGAGACGATCTGCCGAAGGATTACTACGTAAGCGAGCTGATGTATCCGGGCTGCGTAAACACCGCGCCACTTGAGACGATAGAGGCTTTTGTAAGCGGCGATCAAAAGCCCAAAATGCCGCCTAGCGATGCGCAGATAGAGGAATTTTTCGCTCGCGTAGCGGAGGCGAAGATCGATATGAAAAAGGCGTATAAAAAGCTGCTGGATGACGGACTGGTGGCCTTTGAAGAAGCATTTAAAGAGATAATAAAAACACTTAAAAAGGAGAAATGATGGCGGGTTCTATAGATTATTCGCAGTATCAAGTTGACGCTTCTACGCTGGATTTTAAGCAGCGAGACAGGCTAAATAAATATTTGGAATTTCTAATCCAAAATGGCGGTAGCGACCTTCATATAAAATCGGGCGCGGTTATCAGAGGTCGTATCCACGGCGAGCTAGTAAAATTTAGCAAAACGCCATTTTTAAAAGAAGACGCGATGACGCTAGCTAAGGAGCTTCTCATCACGCGCTTTCCGGAGCTTATCGAGAAAAAGAGCGTGGATTTTACCTACAAGCTAAACGAAGATTATCGCTTCCGCGTTAATATTTTTTTTCAGATCGACGGTATCAGCGCGGTTTTCCGAACGATCCCGGTTAAAATTCCAGAGATCGACGATCTAGGTCTGCCGCCTTCGATCAAAGATATTTGCGACACGGCTATGCGCGGCGTCGTGCTACTTACGGGACCTACGGGAAGCGGAAAGACGACAACGATCGCAAGTATGATAAATCGTATAAATAGGCAAAGAACCAGCCACGTCGTTACGATCGAGGATCCCGTCGAGTTCGTATTTAAAGACGATAAATGCATCATCAATCAGCGCGCTATCGGCGAGGACTGCAATAACTTCGCAGATTCGCTTCGCGCTGCGCTGAGAGAAGACCCGGACGTTATATTTGTGGGCGAGATGCGCGATTTGGAGACGATCGAGACCGCACTTCACGCCGCGGAAACGGGCCACTTAGTGTTTTCGACGGTGCACACCATCGACGCAAAAGAGACGGTAAACCGAATCATCGCAATGTTTGAGCAGGCGGAACAGGAGCGTATCCGAATGACGCTAGCATCCGTCCTAGAGGCAGTCATCTCTCAGCGCCTTGCTCGTACTATCGAGGGCAAGCGCGTAGCCGTCGTTGAAATTTTACGCAAAAACACCCGTATTAAGGATATGATACTTGATGCGCGTGACGATGAAATTCCAGACGCGATCGCCGATGGTCGCAACACCTACGGCATGCAGACCTTCGATCAGCACCTGCTCGATCTTTATAGAGATGGCGTCATTACCCGCGAGGAGGCGCTGGATAAGGCCTCTAAGCGAAACGACCTCGATCTGCAGATCAAAAACGTCGATCTTGCCAAAAAAAGGGATTTGGCAGCAGAATCCGGAGAGAGCGCCGAAGAGATGCTCGCCGGCGAAGTCGTACAGCTAAAAGAGATCCGCTAAGTCATAAATTTTAAAATTCTAAATTTTTGCAATTTAAAATTTTAAAGAATTCTGCCTGCCGCCGCGCAGGCAGAATTCTATTCGTCTGTCCCATTGTGTACAAATATGCCGTGACTTGCAGGATTTAGCGTAAATTTTAATCGGCTAAATTCCGTGCGGCTTTACTTCTAAATTTCATCGTGGCGCTTAAATAGATTTAAAGCAACATTTTGCTATTATAACGCTTCATTTTTTCACAAAGGAAACCTAATGTTAGAAGGTATCGTTAGAGATAGTATCGGTAAGAGGGCTTCAAAATCCCTAAAACGAGATGGTTATCTAATCGCTAATATTTATGCGAAAGGATTTGAAAATATTAACGCAGCGTTTAAAGTAAACGACTTTATCAAAGCTATGCGCGCAAAAGAAGATCTTCCTTTCGAGGTTAGCGTGGATGGTAAGACATATCGCGTCATCGTGCAAGAATACCAAAAGCACCCCGTCACAAATACCCTAACCCACGTAGATTTGCGCGTAGTTCAGGATGACGTGGTAAGCAAATATTTAGTGCCGGTTAAAGTAACTGGCGTCGCTAAAGGGCTAAAAAATAAAGGTATCTTGGTGCAATCCAAGCGCCGTATAGCCGTAAAATGCGCAGGCAAAGATCTACCAAACGATTTTACGCTCGATGTGAGTGATCTTGATGTAGGCGATTCGCTTTTGATCCGCGACATTCCGGTAAAAGAGGGCGTCAGCATCATCCTAGACGGCTCAATAGCGGTAGTCGGAGTTACTTCGGCTAAATAGGGGTGCCTATGATACTGATCGCAGGACTTGGGAATCCTGCTCAGAAATACGCAGACACCAGACACAACGTCGGTTTTATGCTAATCGACGAAATTTTAAAGACGGGCGGTTTTAGCGAGCTTGGCGCGTCTAAATTCCAAGGCGAGCTTTTTAAAAAGGGCTCGCTGCTTCTTTTAAAACCCCAAACTTTTATGAACTTAAGCGGCAACTCCGTAAAGGCGGTGAATGATTTTTACAAGCCCGAGCGCATCATTGTGGTGCACGACGATATAGATTTGGATCTGGGCGCCGTTAAATTTAAAAAAGGCGGCAGTAGCGGCGGGCACAACGGCATCAAATCGATTGATGCGCTAATCGGTGCAGATTACGAGCGCGTGCGTATCGGCGTGGGCAAAAAACGGCAGGACCAGGATGCGGCAAATTTCGTGCTCGGAAATTTTAACGAAAGCGAGCGCGAGAAGCTGAGTGAAATTTTACCCTACGTCGCGCGCGCGGTAGAGGAACTCATTTGCTCGGATATAGAGCAGATCGCGCAAAAATTTACGATTAAAAAGGCTAGGGTGTGAAGTTATACGTAAAATACGCGGCTCTTTCCTATCTGAAGTATTTTTTTATCCTGCTAATAGCCCTTGAGTGCTTTTATGTAGGCATCGATGTGCTTACAAATCTCAAAGATTTTCCCTCAAGCGCGAATGCCGCTCTTTTGTATATCGCTCTAACCGCAGCGGTCGCGCTTAGCTACACGCTACCGCTAAGTCTTATTTTTGCGCTTATTTTGATGGGCTTTAATATGATCCGTAGCAACGAGCTGGTGAGCTTTTATGCGCTTGGAGTTAGTAAAAACGCTCTGATAATCCCTCCATTTTTGATCGCACTTGCGATTACTGCAGGCTTTATAGCTTTAAATTCCACCCCGTTTGCATACGCATTAAAATTTCAAAAGAATTTAACCGATTTATCGCCTACGGGAGGAGATATGTTTTTGAAATTTGAGGGTAAATATGTCTATATCAAAGCTCTAAACGGTAAAAACGCAAATGATATAACAATCTTTGATATGGGTGATAACTCCGTTGCTTCGCGCTCGCACGCAAGCTCTGGCGAATACGCAGGTAAAATTTGGCATCTGCGCGACGTAAATACCACGACTTTACCAGTGCAGCTTAAGCTTGGAGGAAGTGGATTAAAAAGTAAGCTTAGCGCGCAGAGCGAGGCGCTTAAGGGCTTTGATCCAAGCTCAATTGCAAGCGTTTATGATACGAGTAATGTATATTCGATCAGGGATGCTTTGCGTTCGATCCGTACCTTTTCGCATCAAGGCGTTAATATCTCCACCATAAAAGCAAGCCTTTATAATATGATATTTTTTCCGTTATTTGCGCCCTTGGCGGTATTGGTGCTGTATTATTACCTGCCCGTTACGGGGCGATTTTTTAATCTCGCGCTGCTAAGTTTTGGATTTTTTATCGCTACGCTATGCGCTTGGGGCGTGCTTTTCGTGTTAATTAGGTTTTCTCTCAACGGCGTCATCATCCCAGAACTTGGCATTATCGTGCCCATAACAGCGCTATTAGGCTTTGCGGCATTTTTAGTTTTTAAGCATCGTTAAGCCTTGATTTGTTAGAATGGCGCAAAATTTATCGGTGGAAATTCTATGGATTCTTCAAGCTTAGCCCGCAAATACGGCACCCCTTTATACGTTTACGATTTTAACGAGATACAAAAGAATTTCATAGCGCTCAAAGAGGCCTTCGCGGCGCGCAAGTCGCTCGTCTGCTTCGCGATTAAAGCCAATTCTAACCTTAGCGTTTTGAAGTTTTTGTCAGATCTAGGCAGCGGTTTTGATTGCGTCAGCATCGGTGAGCTGCGCCGCGCTCTGTATATCGGCGCAAAGAGCTATAAGATCATATTCTCTGGCGTCGGCAAGCAAGACAGCGAGCTCGAGTTTGCGCTAAAGTCGGACATCTTGCTGATAAATTTAGAAAGCGAGGCCGAGATGCTGCGCCTGGAGCGGATCGCGCAAAATCTAAATAAGCCCGCTCGCATCAGCATCCGCGTAAATCCAAACGTTGATGCTAAGACCCATCCTTACATCTCCACGGGGCTTAGCGAAAACAAATTCGGCGTCAGCATCGAGACCGCGCGCAAGATGTATATCTACGCCAAAAAGAGCAAATTTTTAAATCCCGTCGGTATCCACTTTCACATCGGTAGCCAGCTCACGGACATCTCTCCGATCTGCGACGCCGCAAAAATAGTAAGCGATCTGCTGCGAGAGCTACGAGCCCTTGAGATCGATATAAAATTTTTCGACGTGGGCGGCGGCATCGGCATCCGCTACGAGGATGAAAAACAGATCGTGCTCTACGACTACGCGCAGGGGATTTTGCGTAGCCTAAGCGGTCTAGATGTCACGATCGTGTGCGAGCCGGGGCGCTTCATCACGGGAGCTGCGGGGGTATTTCTTACCCGCGTGCTTTACGAAAAACAAAACTGCGGCAAGCGCTTCGTCATAGTTGACGGCGCGATGAACGATCTCATACGCCCGAGCCTCTACGGCGCGCACCATAAAATCGAGCTTGTAAGCGAGCGCAATTCCGCCTGTGAAAGCTTCGCGAGCCAAAGCGACACCGAGAATTCTACGGCGCAGAATTTCACACATAGCAAAGCTTTCGGTATCGAGGCTAAGCCCGCTTCAGAGGATTTCGCACCGCAGAATTCCACGCCGCAAAACGGCGTTTCACAAAGCTTGCAAGGAAATTTTGCGCCACAGAATTCCTCTAATCTAAGCTCCGCCGTGGATAATTCTGCGCCGCAAAGCTCCGCAGAGAGCTTAAGCTCCTGCGACGTCGTGGGCCCGATATGCGAAAGCGGCGACTTTTTAGCCAAAGGCGTTAGCCTGCCTAGCCTACAAAGCGGCGATCTGCTCGCGATAAAAAGTGCCGGCGCCTACGGTTTTTCGATGTCTAGCAACTACAATACCCGCTGTCGCGCCACAGAGGTCGCGGTTTACGACGGGCAGGACCGCCTGATTAGAAAGCGCGAAAGCTTTGATGAGCTAATCGCGCTCGAAAAGGATTTCGTATGATCCGCGCGGCGAGCCGTCTAAAACAGGGTGCGGTTTTAAATTTCAAATCCGAGCGTGCAGCGGCTTTAAATTTTAACGCCGCAACGAGCGCGGCCTTAAATTTTAAACGCACCGTCGCTTTAAATTCCAAGCCAGGATGCACCGCCGCTTCAAATTTCAAATCCAAACAAAATGCGCTTCTAAATTTTAAGGCAAAACAAGACCCCGTTTTAAATTTTAACCGCGCCCCTTTAAATTTCAGATCTCGCTGCGACGAATTTTATCGCGCCTTCTTAGCGCGCGGAAGTTGCGGCGCGGCAATCGCAAGCGATGAAATTTTAAGATCGCGCGGTAAGAATTTCAAAGCCTGCGGCAAGAGTGGCGGCGTGAAATTTTTAAAACCGAAATTTAGGGGCGAGCAAAAGGAGGGTTGTGATGCAAAATATCGATGATCTGCGCGTTTGTATTGACAGACTGGATGATGAAATTTTGCGCCTTATCGACGAGCGCATGGGGTTTGTCAAAAAGATCGGCGAGCTGAAGCAGACCGCGGGCAGCGCGATCTACCGCCCGGAGCGCGAGCGCTCGATCATTAGCAGGCTGGACGGCGGGAAGGCGCGAAATTTAAGCAAAGAGGCGATCGAGGCGATATTTTTTGAAATTTTTTCGGTTTCGCGAAATTTAGAAAAGCCGCAGATCGTCGCGTTTTTGGGGCCTTTCGGCACCTATTCGCACCAAGCCGCCAAGAGCCGCTTCGGCGCGGTAAGCTCCTATCTGCCGCTCTCGAACATCGAAGCGGTCTTTAAGGAGCTTGATAGCGGCGAGGCCAAATACGGCGTCGTGCCGATCGAAAACAACACCGAAGGCGCGGTGGGAGCGACGCTTGATTGCTTACGAAAATACGAAGGCGTCAAGATCGTCGCCGAAATTTATATGGATATCCACCACTGCTTTGCGAGCCACTGCGACGACGTAAGCACGGTGGATCAGATATTCTCGCATCCGCAGGGATACAATCAGTGTCTTAAATTTTTAGACGATCACGGCCTTAACGGCGTTAAATTTACCGCGACCAAATCTACCGCGCTTGCGGCGCAGATGGCGGCTGCCACGCCGCACTCCGCCGCGATCTGCTCCAAGATCGCCGCCGATCTTTACGGCGTGCCGATGATGTTTCAAAAGATCGAGGACAACTCCGCCAATCGTACGCGCTTTTTCGTGCTCAGCGACTTTAAAAACCAAAAGAGCGACCGCAACAAAACGAGCATTCTAGCCAAAACCGACGACCGCCCGGGCGGACTCGTGGACCTTTTGCAGATGTTTCGCAACGAGGGGATAAATTTAACCAAATTAGAAAGCCGCCCTGTTAAGCTTAGGGATTTTAAATGCGTCTTTTATGTCGATTTTGAGGGGCACATCGACGACGAGCGCGTGGCGCGCGTGCTGCAAAACGCGCAGAAAAACGGGCACGAAGTCACCTGGCTGGGAAGCTATATAAACGGAGGGGAGTGATGAAATTTAACGAATTCGTAGAAAATCTAAGCAATTACGAAGCGGGCAAGCCGATCGAGCTTGTGGTGCGGGAGTTTGGTATCCGCAAGCAGGACGTGTTAAAGCTTGCCAGCAACGAAAACCCCTTCGGCACGAGCGAGGCGGTGCAGGATGCAATCGTGCAAAACGCGGCACGCGCGCATCTTTACCCCGATGATTCGATGTATGAGCTAAAGGGCGCGCTCGCCTCTAAATTCGCCGTAGAGCCGCAAAATATCATCATCGGCGCGGGTAGCGATCAGATCATTGAGTTTGCGCTGCACGCCAAGCTCAATTCGCGCCGCGCGATACTGCAAGCGGGCGTCACTTTCGCGATGTACGGCATCTACGCAAGCCACTGCGAGGCTAAAGTTTACAAAACGAGCGCGCAGGAGCACGACCTAGCCGAACTTTTAAAAATTTATAACGCGCACAGGGATGAAATTTCGGTCATCTTTTTGTGTGTGCCGAACAATCCGCTGGGCGAGTGCTTGGATGCGGAGGCGGTGTATGAGTTCGCCAGCAGCGTAGATGAGAATACGCTTTTAGTGATCGATGCCGCATATAACGAATTTGCAGCGTTTAAAGACGAGCGCAAGAGGCTTGATCCTAAGCTTTTAATTGGGAATTTTAAAAACGTGCTCTATCTGGGCACCTTCTCGAAGGTCTATGGGCTGGGCGGCATGCGCGTAGGCTACGGTATCGCGTCGCGCGTAATCATAAGCGCGCTTTATAAGCTGCGACCGCCCTTTAACATCACGACGCTTAGCCTCGCAGCGGCGATCGCGGCGCTAAAAGACGAGGCTTTCGTGCAAAAGAGCCTGCAAAACAACGCCGCGCAGATGAGCCGCTTCGAGGATTTTGCGCGCGAGCAAAGCTTAGAATTTATCCCTAGCTACGCAAATTTCATCACGTTCAAACTTAGCCCGCCGCTAGATAGTAGCGAGCTTTGCGAGCAGCTTCTACGCCGCGGCATCATCATTAGAAATTTAAAAAGCTACGGACTAAACGCTGTGCGCATCACGATCGGCACGCCTGAGCAAAACAATCGCGTCTTTGGCACGCTGGGAGAGATTTTGAGTGGATATTAAAAATAAAAGCCTAGAGGAGCTACGGGAGCTTTGCACGCAGATTAGAGCGCGCATAATCGAAGTCGTGAGCAAAAACGGCGGCCATCTAAGCTCAAACATGGGCGCGGTCGAGCTCATCGTGGCGATGCACTACGTATTTGACGCCGCGAGCGATCCGTTTATCTTCGACGTAAGCCACCAAAGCTACGCACACAAGCTTCTAACGGACCGCTGGGAGGAGTTCGGCTCGCTTAGACAGTTCGGCGGCATCAGCGGCTATACGAAGCCTAGCGAGAGCAAATTTGATTACTTCGTCGCAGGACACGCCTCGACATCGATCTCTTTAGCCGTGGGTGCCGCAAAAGCAATAAACCTAAAGCGCGAAGATCGCGTGCCGGTCGTGCTCATCGGCGACGGCTCGATGAGCGGCGGCATGACTTACGAAGCGATGAACGAGTTAGGCGATCTGCGCCTGCCCTGCATCATCATCCTAAATGATAATAAAATGAGTATCAGCAAGCCGATCGGCGCCTTTAGCAAATACCTAAGCCAAGCGATGGCGGGCGAGACCTATCAAAAATTTAAATCCCACGTAAGAGAGCTACTTTCGCACGCTCCGCAAAGTGCCACATACATGGCAAAGCGCTTTGAAAATTCCTTAAAACTCATTATACCTGGGATGTATTTTGAGGAGCTGGGGCTCGAATACATCGGCCCGGTGGACGGCCACGACCTAGCCGATCTCATATCGGCGCTAAAGACGGCAAAAAGCGCGCGCAAACCCGTCGTCGTGCACGCTCAAACGATCAAAGGCAAGGGTTACGACAAGGCCGAGGGATATTTGGAGAGCTGGCACGGCGTAGGGCCTTTCGACATTCAAAGCGGAGAATTTAAGAAAAAATCCGCCGCCAAAAGCGCTACGCAAATTTATGCCGAAGCGCTTTTAAATTTGGCCGCTAAGCATGAAAACGTCGTGGGCGTGACCGCCGCGATGCCAAGCGGCACCGGCATGGATAAGCTGATCGAGAAATTTCCGCACCGCTTCTGGGACGTCGCGATCGCGGAGCCTCACGCGCTAAGCTCGATGGCTGCGATGGCGCGCGAGGGTTTTAAGCCGTACGTTACGATATATTCGACCTTTATGCAGCGCGCGTTCGATCAGATCGTCCATGACGCGGCGATTATGAACTTAAGCTTAGTCCTTGCGATGGATCGAGCGGGCATCGTGGGCGAGGACGGCGAGACGCACGAGGGGGTCTTTGACGTGAGCTTCTTAAATGCGATCCCAAACGTCAGTATGTGCGCGCCGCGGGATGAGACGAGCTTTAAACGAATCATCGAGTACTCCTACGCGCATGAGGGAGTTTTGGCGATCCGCTATCCGCGCGGAAGCTTTATTTTAGAGAACTCCATAGCTACGCCTGCCGTAAAATTTGGCAAGTCGGTATTTTTACAAGAGCGAGCGGACGCTCGCATAGCTCTCATCGGCTATGGAAACGGCGCGGGCAGAGCGTATAAAACGGCTGCGGCGCTGGAGGGGCAGATCGAAGCAGACGTCGTGGATCTAGTCTTTGTAAAGCCTTTAGACGCCGAGTTTTTGCGAAGCTTGGCTCGCAAAGATAAAATTTGGTACGTCTTTAGCGACAATGCCAAAAAGGGCGGCGTCGGTGAAATTTTAAGCGCATTTTTGCAAGAAAATGAAATTTCGGACGTAAAGATCGTAAGCTTCGAGTTTGCTGATATCTTTTTGCCGCACGGTAAGACTGCCGACGTGGAGCGTAGCTTGGGCTTGGATATCCAAACTCTAACCGAGCGAATATTAAGTGATAAAAAGTATTAGTTAATATCAACTTTGTTTAAAGTAAAATTTGATAATATCACTTTAAAATTTTTTGAAGGACAAAAATGAGCCACGTAGAACTACTCAAAACTTGCGGTTTGAAAGCAACTCCTCAAAGATTGTGCATCCTAAAGGTGCTGGATCGCCACGAGCATCCTAGCATAGATGACCTATACGAGGGGATCAAGGAGGACTATCCATCTATTTCGCTAGCGACGGTTTATAAAAATTTAAACACCCTGCTCGACGAAGGGGTCGTGGTCGAGGTGAACGCGCCGAATAAAAAGAGCCGCTACGACATTTATCAGATGCCGCACATCCACGTCGTATGCGAAAAATGCGGTAACGTCACGGATCTTTTCATGGATGATGCCTTTAATAAGGACGTTTTGAAAAACATCGAGCGCAAAGCGGGCAATTTCATCCGCAAGCTAAATATCACGGCTACGGTCGAAGACTGCGAAAAGTGTAGATAGTTTAAAGAATTTTCTGCTATTATTACCCACTTTATTTTTGGAGCGGGTATGCAAACTAAGCGTAAATTTTTATTGAGCGACGATTCGATTCTGCGGACGCTAGAGCGTGCGGGGCTGAAATGTCGCAAGGTAAAGATCGCTTGGTTTTATACTTCGTTCTATCCCGAAATTTATTATATCCGCCAAAACGACGAATGCTCTTTGCACCACAAAAAAGAGGATCTCGACAGACAAACTCTAAATTTTAAAATTTCAAAAGATGATTTCAAAGAGGCTTTAAAAAGCAGGATCGCCCGCGTCGTGCAAAAGAACCGCTACGGCTTTGCTAACGACGAGGCGGAGTTTTGGCTAGAGCTTTACGACGGCGAGCTAAGCACGCTCGCGATTTTACGAGCAAAATTTCAAAGCGAGGCGGCAAGCGCAAATTTTGATTTTGTAAAAACCTTCGGCAGCACCGATTTTTGCGAGATCACAGACGATTACCGCTACAAAAGCCGCTATCTAGCACGCTACGGCATACCGCCGCGCTCGCTTGATTTCGCGCACGCCCGCAACGTTTTTAAAAAATTTAGCCGAGTTAAATTTTTCGCTCCGCCCTATGCGGACAGCGTTAAGCTCGCACGCTTGGCGCTTGAGCTGGCGTGGATGAGGGCGTGTGGCGCAAAGAGCGAGTATCAAAAAAGCCTATCGCCCGAAGCTCTTCACGAGTTGCGCGTGCAGATCCGTAAATTTAGAGCCGTTTTGAAGCTATCCTCGCCGCTTTTCGAAGCGGAAAAAAAGGATGAAATTTTAAAACTTCTCGCAGAATTTATGAGCCGCAGCAATCAGCTGCGAGACCTTCACGTTTTTGCGGAGTTTTTAAGGGCCGACGACGCGCCTGTGAGCTTTTTGCAGCAGCTAAATCTTATCGTAAAGCGCTCGGAGGATAAAATTTTAGAATTTCTTTCTAGCGCGGAATTTGCAGATTTAAACGGCGCTATTAGCGGCTTTT
This window of the uncultured Campylobacter sp. genome carries:
- the lysA gene encoding diaminopimelate decarboxylase, whose protein sequence is MDSSSLARKYGTPLYVYDFNEIQKNFIALKEAFAARKSLVCFAIKANSNLSVLKFLSDLGSGFDCVSIGELRRALYIGAKSYKIIFSGVGKQDSELEFALKSDILLINLESEAEMLRLERIAQNLNKPARISIRVNPNVDAKTHPYISTGLSENKFGVSIETARKMYIYAKKSKFLNPVGIHFHIGSQLTDISPICDAAKIVSDLLRELRALEIDIKFFDVGGGIGIRYEDEKQIVLYDYAQGILRSLSGLDVTIVCEPGRFITGAAGVFLTRVLYEKQNCGKRFVIVDGAMNDLIRPSLYGAHHKIELVSERNSACESFASQSDTENSTAQNFTHSKAFGIEAKPASEDFAPQNSTPQNGVSQSLQGNFAPQNSSNLSSAVDNSAPQSSAESLSSCDVVGPICESGDFLAKGVSLPSLQSGDLLAIKSAGAYGFSMSSNYNTRCRATEVAVYDGQDRLIRKRESFDELIALEKDFV
- a CDS encoding PilT/PilU family type 4a pilus ATPase, with the protein product MAGSIDYSQYQVDASTLDFKQRDRLNKYLEFLIQNGGSDLHIKSGAVIRGRIHGELVKFSKTPFLKEDAMTLAKELLITRFPELIEKKSVDFTYKLNEDYRFRVNIFFQIDGISAVFRTIPVKIPEIDDLGLPPSIKDICDTAMRGVVLLTGPTGSGKTTTIASMINRINRQRTSHVVTIEDPVEFVFKDDKCIINQRAIGEDCNNFADSLRAALREDPDVIFVGEMRDLETIETALHAAETGHLVFSTVHTIDAKETVNRIIAMFEQAEQERIRMTLASVLEAVISQRLARTIEGKRVAVVEILRKNTRIKDMILDARDDEIPDAIADGRNTYGMQTFDQHLLDLYRDGVITREEALDKASKRNDLDLQIKNVDLAKKRDLAAESGESAEEMLAGEVVQLKEIR
- a CDS encoding LptF/LptG family permease encodes the protein MKLYVKYAALSYLKYFFILLIALECFYVGIDVLTNLKDFPSSANAALLYIALTAAVALSYTLPLSLIFALILMGFNMIRSNELVSFYALGVSKNALIIPPFLIALAITAGFIALNSTPFAYALKFQKNLTDLSPTGGDMFLKFEGKYVYIKALNGKNANDITIFDMGDNSVASRSHASSGEYAGKIWHLRDVNTTTLPVQLKLGGSGLKSKLSAQSEALKGFDPSSIASVYDTSNVYSIRDALRSIRTFSHQGVNISTIKASLYNMIFFPLFAPLAVLVLYYYLPVTGRFFNLALLSFGFFIATLCAWGVLFVLIRFSLNGVIIPELGIIVPITALLGFAAFLVFKHR
- the serB gene encoding phosphoserine phosphatase SerB, with amino-acid sequence MIKLCVFDFDSTLMDGETIGFFAAKMGTQRQVSEITKRAMAGELDFFESLSERVALIKGMKLSDAKAIAEGLPFVCGASEIIAYLKNKGIKVIVFSGGFHLATDAAQKKLGFDASFANYLHEKDGILTGLFGGEMMFGYSKGVLLAQLKSLMGLKASEVMCVGDGANDVSMFREAGLKIAFCANEILKEHASVCIEKKDLKEIMKYV
- a CDS encoding transaldolase; translated protein: MYDKALNFSLWCDFLERDFIDKDFDELIKKGIINGATSNPAIFKNAILSSPAYDSAKEEFRKKEPKKLYEILATADIRSAAESLLKNFINGDDGFVSIEVDPYFADDAEAMYREGKHLYGTIGMPNVMIKIPATKAGYEAMRDLLKKGISVNATLVFSPEQTAKCIEAIKEGIAGFRRYFPKANLPKTVISIFVSRFDRLLDEKMATAGLPTGKIGIMNAAKCYNIIAAEGLSYAKPLFASTGVKGDDLPKDYYVSELMYPGCVNTAPLETIEAFVSGDQKPKMPPSDAQIEEFFARVAEAKIDMKKAYKKLLDDGLVAFEEAFKEIIKTLKKEK
- the pth gene encoding aminoacyl-tRNA hydrolase produces the protein MILIAGLGNPAQKYADTRHNVGFMLIDEILKTGGFSELGASKFQGELFKKGSLLLLKPQTFMNLSGNSVKAVNDFYKPERIIVVHDDIDLDLGAVKFKKGGSSGGHNGIKSIDALIGADYERVRIGVGKKRQDQDAANFVLGNFNESEREKLSEILPYVARAVEELICSDIEQIAQKFTIKKARV
- a CDS encoding metallophosphoesterase — protein: MQNDQIQTIKPGAIFIGDAHAGASRPQFLKFLRALKAEPAPPPQIFMMGDMFDFLANTTYVQRLYEEEIALINELSRKCEIFYFEGNHDFNLREIFPRAKVYPNAAQPVKFICESGETVQIAHGDLFLPRLTQFALLSLRNRAFLKFMDLLDRALKFKISKMILKSQEGKNLYKKMPNFKDIIAPKIDFYAANLIIEGHYHQDEILYFGEKKYINLCSFGAGSKIYEVAKSEKFMLIPKNLNLN
- a CDS encoding 50S ribosomal protein L25/general stress protein Ctc, whose protein sequence is MLEGIVRDSIGKRASKSLKRDGYLIANIYAKGFENINAAFKVNDFIKAMRAKEDLPFEVSVDGKTYRVIVQEYQKHPVTNTLTHVDLRVVQDDVVSKYLVPVKVTGVAKGLKNKGILVQSKRRIAVKCAGKDLPNDFTLDVSDLDVGDSLLIRDIPVKEGVSIILDGSIAVVGVTSAK